The following are from one region of the Camelus dromedarius isolate mCamDro1 chromosome 16, mCamDro1.pat, whole genome shotgun sequence genome:
- the GPS1 gene encoding COP9 signalosome complex subunit 1 isoform X6, producing MPLPVQVFNLQGAVEPMQIDVDPQEDPQNAPDVNYVVENPTLDLEQYAASYSGLMRIERLQFIADHCPPLRVEALKMALSFVQRTFNVDMYEEIHRKLSEAARELQNAPDAIPESGVEPPPLDTAWVEATRKKALLKLEKLDTDLKNYKGNSIKESIRRGHDDLGDHYLDCGDLSNALKCYSRARDYCTSAKHVINMCLNVIKVSVYLQNWSHVLSYVSKAESTPEIAEQRGERDTQTQAILTKLKCAAGLAELAARKYKQAAKCFLLASFDHCDFPELLSPSNVAVYGGLCALATFDRQELQRNVISSSSFKLFLELEPQVRDIIFKFYESKYASCLKMLDEMKDNLLLDMYLAPHVRTLYTQIRNRALIQYFSPYVSADMRKMATAFNTTVAALEDELTQLILEGLINARIDSHSKILYARDVDQRSTTFEKSLLMGKEFQRRAKAMILRAAVLRNQIHVKSPPREGSQGELTPANSQSRMSTNM from the exons ATGCCGCTGCCGGTTCAGGTGTTTAACTTGCAG GGGGCAGTGGAGCCCATGCAGATTGACGTGGACCCCCAGGAGGACCCGCAGAACGCGCCCGATGTCAACTACGTGGTGGAGAACCCCACCCTG gacctgGAGCAGTACGCGGCCAGCTACAGCGGCCTGATGCGCATTGAGCGCTTGCAGTTCATTGCTGACCACTGCCCCCCACTGCGGGTGGAGGCCCTGAAGATGGCCCTCTCCTTCGTGCAGAGGACTTTCAACGTGGACATGTATGAGGAGATCCACCGCAAGCTCTCAGAGGCTGCCAG GGAGCTGCAGAACGCACCCGACGCCATCCCAGAGAGTGGTGTGGAGCCCCCGCCCCTGGACACGGCCTGGGTGGAGGCCACCAGGAAGAAGGCCTTGCTGAAGCTGGAGAAACTGGACACTGACCTGAAGAACTACAAGGGCAACTCTATCAAGGAGAGCATCAG GCGCGGTCACGATGACCTGGGTGACCACTATCTGGACTGTGGGGACCTCAGCAACGCCCTCAAGTGTTACTCCCGGGCCCGGGACTACTGCACCAGCGCCAAGCACGTCATTAACATGTGCCTCAACGTCATCAAG GTCAGTGTCTACTTGCAGAATTGGTCTCACGTGCTGAGCTACGTCAGCAAGGCCGAGTCCACCCCGGAAATTGCTGAG CAGCGTGGGGAGCGTGACACCCAAACTCAGGCCATCCTCACCAAGCTCAAGTGTGCAGCAG gccTGGCGGAGTTGGCTGCACGCAAGTACAAACAGGCTGCCAAGTGCTTCCTGCTGGCTTCCTTTGATCACTGCGACTTCCCAGAG CTGCTCTCTCCAAGCAACGTGGCCGTCTATGGCGGCCTGTGTGCTTTGGCCACCTTTGACCGTCAGGAGCTGCAGCGCAACGTCATCTCCAGCAG TTCTTTCAAGCTGTTCTTGGAGCTGGAGCCACAGGTTCGGGACATCATCTTCAAATTCTATGAGTCCAAGTACGCCTCGTGCCTGAAGATGCTTGACGAGATGAAG GACAACCTACTCCTGGACATGTACCTGGCCCCCCATGTCAGGACCCTGTACACTCAGATTCGCAACCGGGCCCTCATCCAG TATTTCAGCCCCTACGTGTCGGCAGACATGCGCAAGATGGCCACGGCCTTCAACACCACAGTGGCGGCACTGGAGGACGAGCTGACGCAGCTCATCCTGGAGGGGCTCATCAACGCCCGCATTGACTCCCACAGCAAG ATCCTGTACGCCCGCGACGTGGACCAGCGCAGCACCACCTTTGAGAAGTCTCTGCTGATGGGCAAGGAGTTCCAGCGCCGCGCCAAGGCCATGATCCTGCGGGCGGCCGTGCTGCGCAACCAGATCCACGTCAAG TCCCCTCCCCGAGAAGGGAGCCAGGGGGAGCTGACACCGGCCAACAGCCAGTCCCGCATGAGCACCAACATGTGA
- the GPS1 gene encoding COP9 signalosome complex subunit 1 isoform X8: protein MPLPVQVFNLQGAVEPMQIDVDPQEDPQNAPDVNYVVENPTLDLEQYAASYSGLMRIERLQFIADHCPPLRVEALKMALSFVQRTFNVDMYEEIHRKLSEAARELQNAPDAIPESGVEPPPLDTAWVEATRKKALLKLEKLDTDLKNYKGNSIKESIRRGHDDLGDHYLDCGDLSNALKCYSRARDYCTSAKHVINMCLNVIKVSVYLQNWSHVLSYVSKAESTPEIAERGERDTQTQAILTKLKCAAGLAELAARKYKQAAKCFLLASFDHCDFPELLSPSNVAVYGGLCALATFDRQELQRNVISSSSFKLFLELEPQVRDIIFKFYESKYASCLKMLDEMKDNLLLDMYLAPHVRTLYTQIRNRALIQYFSPYVSADMRKMATAFNTTVAALEDELTQLILEGLINARIDSHSKILYARDVDQRSTTFEKSLLMGKEFQRRAKAMILRAAVLRNQIHVKSPPREGSQGELTPANSQSRMSTNM, encoded by the exons ATGCCGCTGCCGGTTCAGGTGTTTAACTTGCAG GGGGCAGTGGAGCCCATGCAGATTGACGTGGACCCCCAGGAGGACCCGCAGAACGCGCCCGATGTCAACTACGTGGTGGAGAACCCCACCCTG gacctgGAGCAGTACGCGGCCAGCTACAGCGGCCTGATGCGCATTGAGCGCTTGCAGTTCATTGCTGACCACTGCCCCCCACTGCGGGTGGAGGCCCTGAAGATGGCCCTCTCCTTCGTGCAGAGGACTTTCAACGTGGACATGTATGAGGAGATCCACCGCAAGCTCTCAGAGGCTGCCAG GGAGCTGCAGAACGCACCCGACGCCATCCCAGAGAGTGGTGTGGAGCCCCCGCCCCTGGACACGGCCTGGGTGGAGGCCACCAGGAAGAAGGCCTTGCTGAAGCTGGAGAAACTGGACACTGACCTGAAGAACTACAAGGGCAACTCTATCAAGGAGAGCATCAG GCGCGGTCACGATGACCTGGGTGACCACTATCTGGACTGTGGGGACCTCAGCAACGCCCTCAAGTGTTACTCCCGGGCCCGGGACTACTGCACCAGCGCCAAGCACGTCATTAACATGTGCCTCAACGTCATCAAG GTCAGTGTCTACTTGCAGAATTGGTCTCACGTGCTGAGCTACGTCAGCAAGGCCGAGTCCACCCCGGAAATTGCTGAG CGTGGGGAGCGTGACACCCAAACTCAGGCCATCCTCACCAAGCTCAAGTGTGCAGCAG gccTGGCGGAGTTGGCTGCACGCAAGTACAAACAGGCTGCCAAGTGCTTCCTGCTGGCTTCCTTTGATCACTGCGACTTCCCAGAG CTGCTCTCTCCAAGCAACGTGGCCGTCTATGGCGGCCTGTGTGCTTTGGCCACCTTTGACCGTCAGGAGCTGCAGCGCAACGTCATCTCCAGCAG TTCTTTCAAGCTGTTCTTGGAGCTGGAGCCACAGGTTCGGGACATCATCTTCAAATTCTATGAGTCCAAGTACGCCTCGTGCCTGAAGATGCTTGACGAGATGAAG GACAACCTACTCCTGGACATGTACCTGGCCCCCCATGTCAGGACCCTGTACACTCAGATTCGCAACCGGGCCCTCATCCAG TATTTCAGCCCCTACGTGTCGGCAGACATGCGCAAGATGGCCACGGCCTTCAACACCACAGTGGCGGCACTGGAGGACGAGCTGACGCAGCTCATCCTGGAGGGGCTCATCAACGCCCGCATTGACTCCCACAGCAAG ATCCTGTACGCCCGCGACGTGGACCAGCGCAGCACCACCTTTGAGAAGTCTCTGCTGATGGGCAAGGAGTTCCAGCGCCGCGCCAAGGCCATGATCCTGCGGGCGGCCGTGCTGCGCAACCAGATCCACGTCAAG TCCCCTCCCCGAGAAGGGAGCCAGGGGGAGCTGACACCGGCCAACAGCCAGTCCCGCATGAGCACCAACATGTGA
- the GPS1 gene encoding COP9 signalosome complex subunit 1 isoform X2, which translates to MRAGPAPRAAASSVADVHCAAPSGRSELFQPGTAGDFSLSASLSACTLLYEGAVEPMQIDVDPQEDPQNAPDVNYVVENPTLDLEQYAASYSGLMRIERLQFIADHCPPLRVEALKMALSFVQRTFNVDMYEEIHRKLSEAARELQNAPDAIPESGVEPPPLDTAWVEATRKKALLKLEKLDTDLKNYKGNSIKESIRRGHDDLGDHYLDCGDLSNALKCYSRARDYCTSAKHVINMCLNVIKVSVYLQNWSHVLSYVSKAESTPEIAEQRGERDTQTQAILTKLKCAAGLAELAARKYKQAAKCFLLASFDHCDFPELLSPSNVAVYGGLCALATFDRQELQRNVISSSSFKLFLELEPQVRDIIFKFYESKYASCLKMLDEMKDNLLLDMYLAPHVRTLYTQIRNRALIQYFSPYVSADMRKMATAFNTTVAALEDELTQLILEGLINARIDSHSKILYARDVDQRSTTFEKSLLMGKEFQRRAKAMILRAAVLRNQIHVKSPPREGSQGELTPANSQSRMSTNM; encoded by the exons ATGAGGGCTGGCCCGGCCCCCCGCGCGGCCGCGTCGTCAGTGGCAGATGTGCACTGCGCCGCTCCCAGCGGTAGGTCAGAGCTCTTCCAGCCGGGCACGGCCGGGGACTTCAGCCTGAGTGCCAGCCTGTCGGCCTGTACGCTGCTTTATGAG GGGGCAGTGGAGCCCATGCAGATTGACGTGGACCCCCAGGAGGACCCGCAGAACGCGCCCGATGTCAACTACGTGGTGGAGAACCCCACCCTG gacctgGAGCAGTACGCGGCCAGCTACAGCGGCCTGATGCGCATTGAGCGCTTGCAGTTCATTGCTGACCACTGCCCCCCACTGCGGGTGGAGGCCCTGAAGATGGCCCTCTCCTTCGTGCAGAGGACTTTCAACGTGGACATGTATGAGGAGATCCACCGCAAGCTCTCAGAGGCTGCCAG GGAGCTGCAGAACGCACCCGACGCCATCCCAGAGAGTGGTGTGGAGCCCCCGCCCCTGGACACGGCCTGGGTGGAGGCCACCAGGAAGAAGGCCTTGCTGAAGCTGGAGAAACTGGACACTGACCTGAAGAACTACAAGGGCAACTCTATCAAGGAGAGCATCAG GCGCGGTCACGATGACCTGGGTGACCACTATCTGGACTGTGGGGACCTCAGCAACGCCCTCAAGTGTTACTCCCGGGCCCGGGACTACTGCACCAGCGCCAAGCACGTCATTAACATGTGCCTCAACGTCATCAAG GTCAGTGTCTACTTGCAGAATTGGTCTCACGTGCTGAGCTACGTCAGCAAGGCCGAGTCCACCCCGGAAATTGCTGAG CAGCGTGGGGAGCGTGACACCCAAACTCAGGCCATCCTCACCAAGCTCAAGTGTGCAGCAG gccTGGCGGAGTTGGCTGCACGCAAGTACAAACAGGCTGCCAAGTGCTTCCTGCTGGCTTCCTTTGATCACTGCGACTTCCCAGAG CTGCTCTCTCCAAGCAACGTGGCCGTCTATGGCGGCCTGTGTGCTTTGGCCACCTTTGACCGTCAGGAGCTGCAGCGCAACGTCATCTCCAGCAG TTCTTTCAAGCTGTTCTTGGAGCTGGAGCCACAGGTTCGGGACATCATCTTCAAATTCTATGAGTCCAAGTACGCCTCGTGCCTGAAGATGCTTGACGAGATGAAG GACAACCTACTCCTGGACATGTACCTGGCCCCCCATGTCAGGACCCTGTACACTCAGATTCGCAACCGGGCCCTCATCCAG TATTTCAGCCCCTACGTGTCGGCAGACATGCGCAAGATGGCCACGGCCTTCAACACCACAGTGGCGGCACTGGAGGACGAGCTGACGCAGCTCATCCTGGAGGGGCTCATCAACGCCCGCATTGACTCCCACAGCAAG ATCCTGTACGCCCGCGACGTGGACCAGCGCAGCACCACCTTTGAGAAGTCTCTGCTGATGGGCAAGGAGTTCCAGCGCCGCGCCAAGGCCATGATCCTGCGGGCGGCCGTGCTGCGCAACCAGATCCACGTCAAG TCCCCTCCCCGAGAAGGGAGCCAGGGGGAGCTGACACCGGCCAACAGCCAGTCCCGCATGAGCACCAACATGTGA